A window from Heterodontus francisci isolate sHetFra1 chromosome 4, sHetFra1.hap1, whole genome shotgun sequence encodes these proteins:
- the rps6 gene encoding 40S ribosomal protein S6, with protein sequence MKLNISFPATGCQKLIEVDDERKLRTFYEKRMATEVAADCLGDEWKGYVVRISGGNDKQGFPMKQGILTNGRVRLLLSKGHSCYRPRRTGERKRKSVRGCIVDANLSVLNLVIIKKGEKDIPGLTDNTVPRRLGPKRASKIRKLFNLSKEDDVRQYVVRRPLSKEGKKPRTKAPKIQRLVTPRVLQHKRRRIALKKHRTQKNKEAAAEYAKLLAKRMKEAKEKRQEQIAKRRRLSSLRASTSKSESSQK encoded by the exons ATGAAG CTCAACATCTCTTTCCCAGCCACTGGCTGCCAGAAGCTTATCGAAGTGGACGATGAGCGAAAACTGCGGACTTTCTATGAAAAACGCATGGCCACCGAGGTTGCTGCTGACTGTCTTGGAGACGAATGGAAG gGATATGTTGTGCGCATCAGTGGTGGCAACGACAAGCAGGGCTTCCCCATGAAACAAGGCATCTTGACTAATGGTCGTGTCCGCCTGCTGCTCAGCAAGGGGCATTCCTGCTATCGCCCCAGGAGGACTGGTGAGCGCAAACGAAAATCTGTCCGTGGGTGCATCGTTGATGCAAACCTCAGTGTCCTGAATTTAGTTATTATTAAGAAAG GTGAGAAGGACATCCCTGGTCTGACAGATAATACTGTGCCCCGCCGTCTTGGACCTAAGAGGGCTAGCAAAATCCGCAAACTGTTCAACCTGTCCAAGGAAGATGATGTTCGCCAGTATGTTGTGAGGAGACCTCTGAGCAAGGAAG GTAAGAAGCCTAGAACCAAGGCTCCCAAGATTCAACGTTTGGTGACTCCCCGGGTTCTGCAGCACAAACGGAGGCGCATTGCCCTGAAGAAACATCGCACCCAAAAGAACAAGGAAGCTGCAGCAGAGTATGCCAAGCTTCTAGCCAAGAGAATGAAG GAGGCTAAGGAAAAACGTCAGGAGCAGATTGCAAAGAGACGTCGTCTTTCTTCACTGAGGGCCTCCACATCTAAATCTGAATCTAGCCAAAAGTAA